The following are from one region of the Planctomycetaceae bacterium genome:
- a CDS encoding sigma-70 family RNA polymerase sigma factor: MNPPGQEISESTSTSLLCRVARGDQQAWKEFVGIYSALIYSRCRSRNLSPDDSADVLQNVFIRVHHSISQFRRDRPGYSFRRWLRTITRNAIVDLLRFRAQDPALLGPNTLAGWFGREGDFLDDEATFSVSDGSTELVVRRALDAIRDDFEFTTWQAFWRTAVDDQPAVQVAEELNLNPGTVRQAKYKILRRLRDELQGLFD; encoded by the coding sequence ATGAATCCGCCGGGGCAAGAAATTTCCGAATCGACGTCGACCAGCCTTCTGTGTCGGGTTGCCCGCGGTGACCAGCAGGCCTGGAAGGAGTTTGTCGGCATCTACAGTGCACTGATCTATTCGAGGTGCCGGTCGCGAAACCTGTCGCCCGACGATTCCGCCGATGTACTTCAAAACGTGTTTATTCGAGTCCATCACTCGATTTCCCAGTTCCGTCGCGACAGGCCGGGGTACAGCTTTCGAAGATGGCTGAGAACCATCACACGAAACGCCATCGTCGATCTGCTGAGATTTCGTGCTCAGGATCCGGCACTTCTGGGGCCCAACACGCTTGCCGGCTGGTTCGGCCGCGAAGGCGACTTTCTGGATGACGAGGCCACATTTTCGGTCAGTGACGGCTCCACGGAACTTGTCGTTCGTCGGGCACTCGATGCGATCCGCGACGATTTCGAATTCACCACGTGGCAGGCGTTCTGGAGGACCGCAGTCGATGACCAGCCAGCGGTTCAGGTTGCCGAGGAACTGAATCTTAATCCCGGAACCGTTCGCCAGGCGAAATACAAGATTCTGCGCAGGTTGCGAGACGAACTGCAGGGGCTGTTTGACTGA
- a CDS encoding cysteine peptidase family C39 domain-containing protein has product MGMFAAESCCCASPDSRLQRTHRCGVNCLFVAVLSQDPSSEVKLDELRKMLRPGPDGNSLKELEVAAGAAGMNTQPVRTTLDSLVERKPPFAAFIAHLKQGHFVLFTDVTETTVSIADPQS; this is encoded by the coding sequence ATGGGGATGTTCGCTGCCGAATCATGCTGTTGTGCCTCACCGGACTCCAGGTTACAGAGGACACACCGTTGTGGCGTCAACTGTCTTTTCGTGGCCGTGCTGTCCCAGGACCCATCGTCTGAAGTCAAGCTGGACGAGCTTCGCAAGATGCTTCGACCTGGTCCGGATGGTAACAGCCTCAAAGAGCTGGAAGTCGCGGCAGGTGCAGCTGGAATGAACACGCAACCTGTCAGGACGACTCTGGATTCACTGGTCGAGCGGAAGCCCCCATTCGCAGCGTTTATCGCTCATTTGAAGCAGGGACACTTTGTCCTGTTCACAGACGTGACGGAGACAACGGTCTCGATTGCTGATCCTCAAAGCTGA
- a CDS encoding TIM barrel protein, whose amino-acid sequence MTTSRRLFLASSAAGIAATACNIAPVAFGAVRTATKLKLGLVTYNWGKDWDVPTVIRNCEETGFAGVELRSTHKHGVEITLDAKQREAVRKQFEDSAVELVGLGSACEYHSPDPAVVKKNIEETKQFILLSQEVGGSGVKVRPNGLPKDVPVEKTLEQIGRSLNVVGKFAAEHGQQIRVEVHGQGTSEIPHMKTIMDFADHPAVAVCWNCNSADLKGEGLQHNYQLLKNRMGTIHIHDLTNDAYPWTELFPLLKQTDADSFTGWTLLEDGAVPQDIVAAMKANRQRWDELVG is encoded by the coding sequence ATGACGACATCCCGCCGCCTCTTCCTGGCATCGTCGGCCGCTGGAATCGCGGCTACGGCATGCAACATTGCCCCCGTCGCATTCGGTGCCGTGCGAACAGCCACAAAACTGAAACTCGGGCTGGTGACGTACAACTGGGGGAAGGACTGGGACGTGCCGACGGTCATCCGCAACTGCGAAGAGACAGGCTTCGCCGGTGTGGAACTGCGCAGCACTCACAAACACGGGGTAGAAATCACGCTCGACGCAAAACAGCGAGAGGCGGTGCGGAAGCAGTTCGAAGACAGTGCCGTCGAACTGGTGGGACTCGGAAGCGCCTGCGAATACCACTCACCCGATCCAGCCGTCGTGAAGAAGAACATCGAGGAAACGAAGCAGTTCATTCTGCTGTCGCAGGAGGTCGGTGGTTCCGGAGTCAAGGTACGGCCCAATGGCCTGCCGAAAGATGTTCCGGTCGAGAAGACTCTGGAACAGATCGGTCGCTCGTTGAACGTAGTCGGGAAGTTCGCTGCGGAACACGGCCAGCAGATTCGTGTGGAAGTCCACGGGCAGGGAACCAGCGAGATTCCTCACATGAAGACGATCATGGATTTCGCCGATCACCCAGCCGTAGCCGTGTGCTGGAACTGCAACTCCGCTGATCTGAAGGGAGAAGGACTGCAGCACAACTACCAGCTGCTGAAAAACCGCATGGGCACAATTCACATCCACGACCTGACGAACGACGCGTATCCGTGGACGGAACTGTTTCCGCTGCTGAAACAGACGGACGCGGATTCATTCACCGGCTGGACCCTGCTGGAAGACGGCGCCGTTCCACAAGACATCGTCGCCGCGATGAAGGCCAATCGCCAGCGGTGGGACGAACTGGTTGGCTGA
- a CDS encoding methyltransferase domain-containing protein: MNSAIDPTLLSELRSLIDGSPLAFDDNAQELTATTSNDRWKVLDGIPRFSADEHLESFGDQWTRYDVAHDDEDRATFVAKTGVPLNDLNGLRVLDAGCGGGRYSKICGEAGATVIGADHTRAVDKAAMLCRHLPGVRFVQADLKRLPLERASFDFVFSIGVMHHDADTRAVFDAVSRFVKPGGRYSVWLYRRNQWWQEAINSGLRAVTTRVPTAVLRPFCHVGGILGGIPLVNRTLNKVVNFSAHPDYENRVCDTFDWWAPEFQHHHTATELMSWFEAAGFTELRVLPPEKSGRFYDWTYNHNLLIGSGVNVTGLRIG; encoded by the coding sequence ATGAATTCGGCGATCGATCCAACTCTGCTGTCAGAGCTTCGCAGCCTCATCGACGGCTCGCCGCTGGCGTTCGACGATAACGCGCAGGAACTGACAGCCACCACGTCGAACGACCGCTGGAAGGTACTCGATGGCATCCCGCGTTTTTCCGCCGACGAACACCTGGAAAGTTTCGGCGACCAGTGGACGCGATACGACGTCGCGCACGACGACGAAGACCGCGCCACGTTTGTCGCAAAGACCGGTGTGCCGCTGAATGACCTGAACGGCCTGCGAGTACTCGACGCTGGCTGTGGCGGAGGACGCTATTCGAAGATTTGCGGCGAAGCGGGAGCCACCGTCATCGGCGCAGACCACACGCGCGCCGTCGATAAGGCGGCCATGTTGTGCCGTCACCTTCCCGGCGTGCGTTTCGTGCAGGCCGACCTGAAACGATTGCCGCTGGAACGTGCGTCATTCGACTTCGTCTTTTCGATCGGCGTGATGCACCACGACGCTGACACTCGCGCGGTGTTCGATGCTGTGTCCCGGTTCGTCAAACCCGGCGGGCGATATTCCGTCTGGCTGTACCGTCGCAACCAGTGGTGGCAGGAAGCGATCAACAGCGGCCTCCGCGCCGTGACAACTCGCGTGCCGACGGCGGTGCTTCGTCCGTTCTGTCATGTCGGCGGAATTCTCGGAGGCATCCCGCTCGTCAACCGCACGCTGAACAAGGTCGTCAACTTCAGTGCTCACCCAGATTACGAAAACCGCGTTTGCGATACGTTCGACTGGTGGGCCCCTGAATTTCAGCATCACCACACCGCAACGGAACTCATGAGCTGGTTCGAAGCGGCAGGCTTCACCGAGTTGCGAGTGCTGCCGCCCGAAAAATCCGGTCGCTTCTACGACTGGACCTACAACCACAACCTGCTCATCGGCAGCGGTGTCAACGTGACGGGACTGCGAATCGGCTGA